The stretch of DNA CGCCCACATCGGGTTCACCCCGCAGTCCGAGCACGCCCTCGGGGGCTACCGCGTGCAGGGTCGCGGGACCGCGGCCGACCGGGTCGTCGAGGATGCCCGCGCGGTGGCCGAGGCGGGCGCCTTCGCGGTCGTGATGGAGATGGTCCCCGGTGACGTCGCGGCCAGGATCAGTGCGGAGCTCGACATCGTCACCATCGGCATCGGTGCGGGCAGCGGCTGCGACGGTCAGGTCCTCGTGTGGACCGATGCGATGGGGATCCGCGGCCCCCAGGACGGCAGGCTGCCGCGGTTCGTGAAGGCCTTCGCCGACGTACGGACCCAGCTGCTCGAGGGTGCCCGCCAGTACGCCGCCGAGGTGCGATCGGGGGAGTTCCCGGGCGCGGAGCACACCTTCTGACCCACGCCGAGGCGTCAGTTTCTGCGGGTCGAGTGGTCACCGCCGGTCGGCGCGTCGGCCACTCGACCCGCAGAAGGTGACCACTCGACCCGCCGTACGTGACCTCTCGGCGCTACTCCGAGGTGATCGCTGCCAGCACGTTCAACCTCGCCGCCCGGGCCGCAGGCAGCACCGCCGCGAGGATGCCGACCACCACCGCGACCACCAGGAACAGCGCCAGCTGACCCAGCGGCAGGCCGAGGGAGGTCAGCTGGGAGGCGAGCGCCTGGCGGAGGAGGACGCCGATGAGCAGTCCGAGCACCATCCCCATCACCGCGCCGAGGAGGGCGATCGCGACGGACTCCAGGGTGACCATCCGCCGCAGCCGGGCGCGACTCATCCCCACGGCGCGCAGGAGTCCGATCTCGCGGGTGCGCTCGATGACCGAGAGGCCGAGGGTGTTCACGATCCCGATGACGGCGATCACGATGGCCAGCGCGAGCAGCCCGTAGATCAGGTACAGCAGCCGGTCGACCTGGCCGCGGATCTGGTCGGCGAAGCTGGCCTTGTCGTAGACCTCGACGATCTTGGCCGCGTCGGTGACCCTCTTCAGCGCCGGCAGCACGGTGGCAGCCGACGCTCCGGGCGCGAGCATGATGCTCAGCGAGGTGTCCTGACGCTGCAGCCCCGCCTGAGCGATGAGGGCGAGCCGCATGCTGATCGGCGCGGTGATCGCGCTCGGCTTGCTGATGCCGGTGACGGTGAGCGCCAGCGTCCGGCCGGCGGGGAAGGCGAGCTCGAAGGGGCTGCCGAGGTGCCAGCCGCGCTGCCGGGCCAGGTCGCTGGCGACCACGGCGCCGTTCCCGCGCAGCTGCTCGGTGCCCGAGCGCATCTCCAGCCGGTAGATCCCGGTGAACGCGTCGTCGACCCCGGCCAGGGGCGTGCTCCGCCCGCTGTCGGAGCCGGAACGGTCGAGGATGGTGGCGCCGACGATCTGCTGCCGGCTCACCGTCGCCACCCCCGGCACGCTCCTCAGCTGGTCGCCGATCGCCGTCGGGAACGGCGCGAAGGTCGTCGACTGGACCAGGAAGTCGGAGGAGAACTGCTCCTCGACGATGTCGCCGACGGTGCTGTTGAGCGACGCCGCCAGCACGCCGATGGTCGAGACCAGTGCGAGCCCGATCATCAGAGCCGATGCGGTGGCACCCGTGCGTCGAGGGTCGCGCAGCGCGTTCTCGCCCGCGAGCCGGCCGGTCGCGCCGAAGAGCCGGGTGAAGACCGCACGGCACACCACCAGGACCGGCCGCCCGACCAGGGAACTGCTCGCCGCCAGGGTGAGCACCCAGACCAGGGCGCCGGCGCCGACCCACGCGGCCGGCGACCCGGGCGCATCGAGGAAGGCGAGCGCGGCCAGCACCGCGCCGACGGCGAACAGGAGCGCCGCGACGACAGCGCGGGCCCGCAGCGGCGCCGAGGTACGGGCCAGGTCGCCGCGCATCGCCGTCACCGGCGCGACCCGACCCGCTCGCCGGGCCGGAAGCCACGCGGCGAGGAGCGTGACAGCGACCCCGACCGCGTAGCTGATCAGGACCGACGCGGCGTCCAGGGTCAGCACCCGGCCCGCGATGTCGAGCCCGGCGGCGCGGAAGACCGCCGCCAGGCCACGCGCCAGCAACCACCCCAGCGCGATGCCGATGCTCGAGGCGACGACCGACATGGCCAGCGCCTCGGCCAGTACCGACCGGGTGATCTGGCGGCGGGTGGCGCCGAGGGCGCGCAGCAGCGCCAGCTCGCGGGTGCGCTGGGCCACCAGGATCGTGAACGTGTTGACGATGATGAAGGCGCCCACCACCACCGCTATCAGGGCGAAGACCAGCAGGAAGACCGAGATCACGTCGAGCAGCCGGCTGATCGCGTCCTGCGACTCGTGGACGACCTGGTCGCCGGTGACAGCCTCGAAGTCGGCCGGCAGCACCATCCTGGCCGCCTCCACGAGCGCGGTCTGGGAGACCCCGGGCGCTGCGGTGAGCGCCACCGAGGTGAACGCGTCCCGACCGCCCAGGAAGATCCGTTGAGCGGTGGCGGTGTCGAAGATCAGCAGCGTCGAACCGGCGGTCGAGCCGCCGTTGAACTCGGCAGTGCCCACCAGCGGCACCTTGAGCTGCCGGCTGGTGGTCGGCGGCAGCAGCGAGACGATGTCGCCGACGTGGTAGCCGGCCCGCTTCGCGCTGCCCTCGTCCAGCACCAGCTGACCGGGACCGGGCCAGCTCCCGCGCTTGAGCAGGAGGATCGGCTGACCGGCCATGTCGAGCGCGCCGGAGTGGTTGAACGCCAGCGTCGGGGCGCCGGTGCCGCCGACCAGGGCGCCGTGGCTGTCGAGGAGGCTCATGCCCTTGCCGTCGATGCTGCCGCGTGCGGACGCCACCTGCGGCAGGGCGGCGAGCCGCGTCACGACGTCGGGGCCCAGTGTGGCCGTCGGCGTGCCGGCGTCGCCGGGTCCGAACGAGTCGAGGCCCTTCGCCCGCACGGTCGCGTCCGGGGTGGAGCCCTTGATGATCGAGTCGAAGGTGCTGGACAGGCCGTTGCTGAAGACCAGCACACCGGACAGGAACGCCACGCCGAGCACGATCGCCAGACCGCTCATGACGAGCCGGACCTTGCGCGCCCACAGGTTGCGCAGGACCAGGCGCAGCATCAGGCGTCCCGCTCGTCGAGCTCCGCCCGCGCCTGTACGGCGGCGTCCTGCAGGGCGGTCATGTGGGCGAGGATGCCATCGCGGGTGGGACGGTCGAGCTCGTCGACGATCCGGCCGTCGGCGAGGAAGACCACCCGGTCGCAGTACGACGCCGCGACGGCGTCGTGGGTCACCATCACCACCGTCTGGCCGAACTCCTCGACGCTGCGGCGCAGGAAGCCCAGCACCTCCGCGCCCGAGGCGGAGTCGAGGTTGCCGGTGGGCTCGTCGGCGAAGACGATCGCCGGCCGGCTAGCCAGGGCGCGGGCGCAGGCGACCCGCTGCTGCTGGCCGCCCGAGAGCTGCGCCGGCCGGTGTCCCAGCCGGTCGGCCAGCCCGACGGCCTCGATCACGGTGGCGAACCACGCCGGGTCCGGCCTGGTCCCGGCCAGGTCGAGGGGCAGCAGGATGTTCTCCCGAGCGGTCAGCGTCGGGATCAGGTTGAACGCCTGGAACACGAAGCCGATCCGCTCGCGGCGCAGCGTCGTCAGCGCCTTGTCGTTGAGCGAGCCCACGTCGGTCCCGTCCACGATGACCCGGCCCGAGGTCGGGGTGTCGAGGGCGGCCAGGCAGTGCATCAGCGTGGACTTCCCCGAGCCGGACGGCCCCATGATCGCGGTGAACGCACCGCGCTGGAACGCGACGCTCACACCGTCCAGCGCCCGCACCTCGGAGTCGCCGGAGCCGTAGCTCTTGCTCAGGTCGATCGCGCGAGCGGCCACGTCCCGGGTGTCCTCGGTGGTCGCCTGCGGTGTCATGGGTCCAGACAACCCCATCCGAGCCGCGCACGCGACGGCTGCGCCCATCCCTAGACTCACAGCGTGGACTTCTACTCGCCCTACGCCCACGGCTTCGCCCGGGTCGCGGCCTGCACCATCCCGGTCGAGATCGCCGATCCGGCGACCAACGCCCGCACCGTCCTGGAGCAGGTGCGCGCCTGCCACGAGGACGGGGTGGCGGTCGCCGTCTTCCCCGAG from Nocardioides sp. BP30 encodes:
- a CDS encoding ABC transporter ATP-binding protein, whose amino-acid sequence is MTPQATTEDTRDVAARAIDLSKSYGSGDSEVRALDGVSVAFQRGAFTAIMGPSGSGKSTLMHCLAALDTPTSGRVIVDGTDVGSLNDKALTTLRRERIGFVFQAFNLIPTLTARENILLPLDLAGTRPDPAWFATVIEAVGLADRLGHRPAQLSGGQQQRVACARALASRPAIVFADEPTGNLDSASGAEVLGFLRRSVEEFGQTVVMVTHDAVAASYCDRVVFLADGRIVDELDRPTRDGILAHMTALQDAAVQARAELDERDA
- a CDS encoding ABC transporter permease, translating into MLRLVLRNLWARKVRLVMSGLAIVLGVAFLSGVLVFSNGLSSTFDSIIKGSTPDATVRAKGLDSFGPGDAGTPTATLGPDVVTRLAALPQVASARGSIDGKGMSLLDSHGALVGGTGAPTLAFNHSGALDMAGQPILLLKRGSWPGPGQLVLDEGSAKRAGYHVGDIVSLLPPTTSRQLKVPLVGTAEFNGGSTAGSTLLIFDTATAQRIFLGGRDAFTSVALTAAPGVSQTALVEAARMVLPADFEAVTGDQVVHESQDAISRLLDVISVFLLVFALIAVVVGAFIIVNTFTILVAQRTRELALLRALGATRRQITRSVLAEALAMSVVASSIGIALGWLLARGLAAVFRAAGLDIAGRVLTLDAASVLISYAVGVAVTLLAAWLPARRAGRVAPVTAMRGDLARTSAPLRARAVVAALLFAVGAVLAALAFLDAPGSPAAWVGAGALVWVLTLAASSSLVGRPVLVVCRAVFTRLFGATGRLAGENALRDPRRTGATASALMIGLALVSTIGVLAASLNSTVGDIVEEQFSSDFLVQSTTFAPFPTAIGDQLRSVPGVATVSRQQIVGATILDRSGSDSGRSTPLAGVDDAFTGIYRLEMRSGTEQLRGNGAVVASDLARQRGWHLGSPFELAFPAGRTLALTVTGISKPSAITAPISMRLALIAQAGLQRQDTSLSIMLAPGASAATVLPALKRVTDAAKIVEVYDKASFADQIRGQVDRLLYLIYGLLALAIVIAVIGIVNTLGLSVIERTREIGLLRAVGMSRARLRRMVTLESVAIALLGAVMGMVLGLLIGVLLRQALASQLTSLGLPLGQLALFLVVAVVVGILAAVLPAARAARLNVLAAITSE